The window CCGAGGACCCGCTGGACCGGGCCCGGGGGCCGGTGGTGCCGACGAACGTCCGTACGGACGGGTCGTGGATCTGGACCGACGCGGTCTCCTACCACCTCCGTGAGCACGGCCTGACCCCCGAGGAGGACCTGCTCGCACACGTTCGCCGCAACAATCACGTGATGCCCGAGGTGGACCCGGTCGAGTTGCACCGGGCACGGGCCGTACTCGACGCGCTCGCCTCGGGGGAGTCGGCGGTCGCCGGGGGGTCCGTACCGGGAACCCCGTTCGTACGCCTGTTCGATTGAGGCGTACGCTGGCCGTCATGGCGCACGGCGTTTACCAGCCATCGATGCTGGACACGGCACCCACGGCGAGCCTCGGCCGGCTGGCCGGGGCGATCCGGCGGCACGAGCTGACCCGTGGTGCCTGGGTCGACCACCTGCCCGGCTGGGTGCAGGGCTCCGACCTGGTGCTCGCCACGTTGCTGGACGACGTCGACTGGCGGGCCGAGCGCCGCCGGATGTACGACGGGCAGGTCGACGTCCCCCGCCTGCTGCGCTGGTACGCCGGCCACGAGACGCTGCCGCACCCGCTGCTGACCGAGGCCCGTCGCCGGCTCACCGCGCACTACGCCCCGGAACTGGGGGAGCCGTTCGTCACCGCCGGGATGTGCCTGTACCGCACCGGCCGGGACAGCGTGGCCTGGCACGGCGACA of the Micromonospora sp. NBC_01796 genome contains:
- a CDS encoding alpha-ketoglutarate-dependent dioxygenase AlkB is translated as MAHGVYQPSMLDTAPTASLGRLAGAIRRHELTRGAWVDHLPGWVQGSDLVLATLLDDVDWRAERRRMYDGQVDVPRLLRWYAGHETLPHPLLTEARRRLTAHYAPELGEPFVTAGMCLYRTGRDSVAWHGDTQGRSSHQDTMVAIVSFGTPRPLLLRPKGGGASLRFPLGHGDLVVMGGSCQRTWEHAIPKTARPVGPRVSVQFRPEGVA